The Campylobacter sp. CNRCH_2014_0184h DNA window CTAATATCCACTATGTAGATACTGCAAATTATGAACATCCTGATTTAGCTAAATTTGAATATAAAGAACAATGGGCAAGAAATGATAAGTTTAAACAAGCAGAAATTTTAGGACTTTTAGGTAGCGGTTTTGATCCAGGTGTTACTAATGTATTTTGCGCTTATGCGCAGCAAAATTTATTTGATGAAATTCATTATATAGATATATTAGATTGCAATGCTGGAGATCATGGCTATGCCTTTGCAACTAATTTTAATCCTGAAATTAACTTAAGAGAAGTTTCTGCTAAAGGTCGTTACTGGGAAAATGGAAAATGGATAGAAACTGAACCTATGGAAATAAAAATGGAGTGGGATTATCCTGAAGTAGGGGTAAAGGATAGTTATTTACTTTATCATGAAGAGCTTGAAAGCTTAGTAAAAAATATCAAAGGCTTAAAAAGAATAAGATTTTTTATGACTTTTGGGCAAAGCTATTTAACTCATATGAAATGTCTTGAAAATGTTGGTATGCTAGGTATTAAGCCTGTTATGCATCAAGGCAAAGAAATAATACCAATAGAATTTTTAAAAACACTACTTCCTGATCCTGCTAGTTTAGGCCCTCGCACTAAAGGTTATACTAATATAGGTTGTGTGATTCGTGGTGTAAAAGATGGAAAAGATAGACAAGTTTATATTTACAATGTTTGCAATCACGAAGAATGCTTTAAAGAAACTGGAGCGCAAGCTGTGAGTTATACTACCGGAGTTCCTGCAATGATAGGAACAAAGTTAATTGCTAAAGGAATTTGGCAAGGAAAAGGCGTGTTTAACATGGAAGAATTTGATGCTAAACCTTTTATGGATGAGTTAAATACTCAAGGACTTCCTTGGAAAATTATAGAAATGGAGCCAAATTTAGGAAAGTAATCTCAAGTCTTTTTTGACTTGAGAAAGTTTTAATAATGACACAATTATTATTAAGTATAGATTGGACACCTTTTTTAGTTTCCATAAAGCTTTCTATTATTACTTGTATAATTTTGTTTTGTTTTTGCATACCTCTTGCTTGGGTTTTTACTTTTAAGCAATTTAGAGCAAAAAAAATTCTAGAAACCATAATAACCTTACCTTTGGTTTTACCACCATCTGTTGTTGGTTTTTACTTGTTGATTTTGTTTTCAAAATACTCTTTTTTGGGTAATTTTTTAGAAAAACACTTTAATATCACTTTAGCTTTTACCTTTGAAGGT harbors:
- a CDS encoding saccharopine dehydrogenase family protein — translated: MKNLLIIGAGGVSRVATVKCAMNSDVFSKITLASRTKSKCDEIAAFIKERLGVEIQTEQIDADDTAAVVELIKKTGAEILLNVALPYQDLTLMDACIQTNIHYVDTANYEHPDLAKFEYKEQWARNDKFKQAEILGLLGSGFDPGVTNVFCAYAQQNLFDEIHYIDILDCNAGDHGYAFATNFNPEINLREVSAKGRYWENGKWIETEPMEIKMEWDYPEVGVKDSYLLYHEELESLVKNIKGLKRIRFFMTFGQSYLTHMKCLENVGMLGIKPVMHQGKEIIPIEFLKTLLPDPASLGPRTKGYTNIGCVIRGVKDGKDRQVYIYNVCNHEECFKETGAQAVSYTTGVPAMIGTKLIAKGIWQGKGVFNMEEFDAKPFMDELNTQGLPWKIIEMEPNLGK